The Anolis carolinensis isolate JA03-04 chromosome 1, rAnoCar3.1.pri, whole genome shotgun sequence genome window below encodes:
- the plekha3 gene encoding pleckstrin homology domain-containing family A member 3 isoform X5: MREAELPSSQSTDEGWQPRWFVLDNGILSYYDSQDDVCKGSKGSIKMAVCEIKVHPTDSTRMELIIPGEQHFYMKAVNAAERQRWLVALGSSKACLTDTKTKKEKETNETSESLKTKMSELRLYCDLLMQQVHTIQEYVHHDKNSSSPTVENMNEASSLLSATCDTFITTLEECVKIANAKFKPEMFQLPHPDPLVSPVSPSPVQMMKRSVSHPGTCYPERSGHFTKEPISSSHRLSQKCRRAVSDAGPSIDIPLEDTDIPPASSL, translated from the exons GTTGGCAGCCTCGTTGGTTTGTTCTAGATAATGGGATATTGTCTTACTACGATTCACAGGATGATGTTTGTAAAGGTAGCAAAGGAAGCATAAAGATGGCCGTGTGTGAAATCAAAG TGCACCCAACAGATAGCACAAGGATGGAGTTAATCATCCCAGGAGAGCAGCACTTTTACATGAAAGCTGTTAATGCAGCTGAACGACAGAGGTGGCTAGTAGCGTTGGGGAGCTCAAAAGCCTGCTTGACAGAcaccaaaacaaaaaaggaaaaag AAACAAACGAAACCAGTGAATCTCTGAAAACCAAAATGTCCGAACTTCGTCTCTACTGTGACCTTCTAATGCAGCAGGTCCATACAATACAAGAATATGTTCACCACGATAAGAATAGTTCGTCACCTACTGTGGAG AATATGAATGAAGCTTCTTCCTTGCTCAGTGCCACTTGTGACACATTTATCACGACACTTGAAGAATGTGTGAAAATAGCAAATGCCAAGTTTAAGCCAGAGATGTTTCAGCTGCCTCATCCTGACCCCTTAGTTTCTCCTGTGTCACCTTCACCTGTACAGATG ATGAAACGTTCTGTTAGCCACCCAGGTACTTGTTATCCTGAAAG GAGTGGTCATTTCACGAAAGAACCAATTTCATCTTCCCATCGATTGTCACAAAAATGTAGAAGAGCCGTGTCTGATGCAGGACCATCTATAGATATTCCCCTTGAAGATACAGACA